From Paenibacillus sp. PL2-23:
CATTGCGGCGACCTCCTCATGCAGCGCAATTAATGCGGTCTGATCGCCTGAAGACGGCGGAAGGTCCTCACCTTCTATGCGCAAGTTGTCGATCTGAGTCGTCCAGGCCAATGTGCCGCCTCCCCCTTTTCTTGTGCCAAGAAACCTCAACGCCCGCACATTATCGGCGTATGCGGTTCCGGCGCTCATCGGAATATCTTCAATCGTCTGCGTCACGCTGCTGTTCGCGAGGCTGGTTAGAGTAAGCGTTATTTTTTTCTCCACAAAGTTAATCGTTGCGTCCACGTTCACCCACTGGTTTTTGGTTATTGCCGTAGCAACTCCCCCAGCGGGAATTGCCGTGCTGCCCGTACCATAATCAGGACTGTAATGCCCCGGGAAATAGCCGATTGTGGAGTTGGCGCTGCTGTTCGTATACAAGGTGAGAATCAGATTCTCGTTGCCGTCCTGAAGAGACAGATGTCCCTCCGACGGGAATGCTCCCACATTGCCGGTATGCCAGTCGAAGTTCACCCTGACGATATCTCCGGCAACGGGGTCGAATACACGGAACACCTTGGATCGGTTGCCTGAGCCCGAGCCGACTACGTTCAGCACCTTATTGCCATTCTGCTCCACAACCGTGCCTGTCATTTGGCCCGGAATGCCAGTTGCGTTAACCATGGCATACTGGAATGCGGCGGGGTCTCCCTCGAAATCCTCCTCATACACCTGCTTTTCCGGCTCCGGCTCCGGCTCGACGATATAGGGATCGATGACCAAAGGAGAGATTGTGAGCCCCATCTCCTTGACCGCGCCCGCTACTAAACCGGCAATAACTTGAGCGCCGTATTGGCTGAAGTGCGTATTATCATTAATGCCGTTCGGGTATTTCGGATATTGGCCCGGATACGCGTACAGGAATATATCCTCCGTAGCGGCCAGCCCGACCTTGTTGTAATGCGTGACGCTGAGCTGGCTCAAATCAATCAGCGGTACGTTGAGCGATTCTGCAATCTCTTTCGCAGCCGCTGCATATTCCGGGAAGCTAACGTTAAATTCCTGCGTAATAGTATTAAAATCTCTGCGCCCGACAGGCGTGAGCAGTACCGGCGTCGCGCCGCGCTGTCTCGCACCGTTTACATAGCGGGTCAAATACGATTTGTAATCCTCAGGAGACGCGTATCGTTCCGGAATGCCCGCGCTCGCATCATTATGTCCGAAGGAGATGAAGAAAAAATCGCCAGGCTTGATCTCCCGCAGCACCGCATCCAATCGGCCGTCCACCATAAAGGATTTGCTGCTTCGGCCGCCGATGGAATGATTGGCGACTACCGCTCCATTAGCAAAATAGCTGCCAAAAGCCTGGCCCCAGCCCTGTTGAGGAGCCTGCAGCTGGCTGTAGGATTGCATGGTTGAATCGCCTGCCATATAGATCGTTGCTGCGGCGCCGGCTGTTTTTTCGTTATACCTCTCAATGATTAGCTCCTGAAGATGGATAGCTGTACCTGAAAAAATAAATTCCAGCTGGCCGTCCACCAACGCGATATCGTAGGCATACACCAGCGACTCGCCTGCAGGCACACCCGTAACTGCCAGCTTCTGGACGTATTCGGATTTGACGCCGACATGGGCAGCAGTCGATTCATCGCCCACCTTCAGCGTAACCTTATAATTGGCATTGGGCAGGTCAACAGCGAATTTGGTGTTGTCCGCCAGGGTCACGCTTCCCGGTCCCACGGTAACTTGGCTTGAAGACTCGAAGCCATAGCCGGCTTCCGCAGAATAAGAGCCATTCTGCACGCCAATGGCATGCGCTTCTGTCTCAGCGCCAAAGTCAAAGCGGTACACCGGCTGGGCCGCCGCGCCGCCTCCTGCCAGATGAAGCTCGGCCTTCGGGAAGCTGGTTGCTTCTGTGCCGATATAGAAGCCTGTATGCGGAGGCTGATTATAGCCTACATTTTGCCAAGCAATGCTGAGACGATATATGGGATCCTGCATCAGCGCCGGTATCCGATAAGTTGTCGGAATAGTTGTGGTATAGAGCCTGTATTCCGTGCTGTCTTCGTTCCTGAGCAGAAGCTCCTCGCGCCAATCTCCCATCAGATCCGCCTGAATGGCCGGGTTTCCTTTGGTATGATTGTTTGTCAAGGCGCCAGTCGCTCGAAAAATTTCGTCCAGCTTCTTGTTTTCGTGATCCCAATTATAAATAACGGGGATGCCTTTGGCCGCGTTGTTGTCCCAAATATGGTCGAACAGCTCGCGCTGAAGGTCGCCGTCCCACCATATTGCGAAGTTAGCACTTTTGGGCGCTTCAGCCCCCTCATAAATAATTTCTCCTGCTGATGAAAACACACGGGTAACGGGCTCCATCTGTCCATTCACAATGGTGGAAGCCCATGACTCGTAGCCTGGATAACGGGGATCAATATCTGCAGACATGCCGCGTCCAGTGTCGATGCCCGTATATTCTCCCCAAATAATTTCACCAGTTGCCGCATCCCGCATCTCAATCCCATATTCGGCGTTGACATGCTCGTGTACGCTTAGAATCTGGTAGCCTGCCCTGTTCGGATCCAGCTTGCCGGCATGCATGGCGTCGCCATGTCCCAGCCCGGTGCTGTATAACACTGATCCATCGTCGTCAATTGCGAGCGCCCCGAACATCACCTCATCCTTGCCGTCGGCATCGACATCGAGAATGGCAAGGCCATGGTTGCCTTGGCCTTCGTATGCCTTGCCGGCTATATTGCTGTCGAATACCCAGCGCTTCACGAGCTCGCCGTCTACCAAATCGTAGGCCGCCAGCACGGAGCGGGTGTAATAGCCGCGGGTCATGATGACGCTGGGCTTCACGCCGTCCAAATAAGCAATGCCCGCCAGGAAGCGGTCTACCCTGTTGCCGTAGCCGTCGCCCCACTCGCTTACATTGCCTCTGGGAGGCTCGTATTGGACGGTTGACATCGCTTCGCCAGTCCATCCATTAAACGCTGTCAAATATTCCGGCCCAGTCAGAATATAACCGCCCTCGTTGCGGTAATCCTTGGAGCCGTCGCCAATCACCTGGCCCTTGCCATCCCTTGTGCCATCCGCCGTTTTGACTACGACCTCCGCTTTGCCGTCCCCATCCAGATCATATACCATGAGCTGCGTATAATGAGCGCCAGCGCGGATATTGACACCTAGATCGATACGCCAGAGCCTGGAGCCGTCCAGCTTGATGGCGTCGATGAATACATTGCCGGTATATCCGGCATGCGAATTGTCCTTTGCGTTAGTCGGATTCCATAGAAACACTATTTCATATTCGCCGTCGCCGTCCAAATCCGCGATGGAAGCATCGCTTGCCATATACGAATACGAGCCGCCATCCTTCGTTCGGCCGTCCGCAGGCTTATCCAGCGGAATAGGCAAGTATTGGTTATGCCAAACCGAAGCCGTCCGGGGCACCATCTCCTCCTTGCCGCCGATAATCGTCGACAGCTGGTATTGCGAGCTGTCCGCGCCCGTTGTATCCATATAGTTGGTCGCTCCGTCAATGGGCGAAGCATTCACCTTATAGCCGTTTTTGTAGACATTGAAAGCGATTTCGTCTGGGTCCGTGATCAAATAACGCCAGCTCAAAAAAACGCCGCCGTCGATCAGCACCGCCACCAGCCCCCGATCCAAATATTCGCCTTGACGGGCTGGCTGGCTCTCTGACGCTCCCGCGCGATCCGGCGCCGGAACAGCCACCAGCGAAAAAACCAAGAGGAAGGCTAACAGCAAGACACCTATGGCTTTGACCCGCGATACACCTTTTATACCCATGAGCTCACTCCTTATATAGTCTCATGACTGGACCTGTTGGGACTCGTCTCTGAACGAAAGCGATTGCAGGATGAAGTGAAGCGCTTTCAAATAAATTAAAAAACACCTCCTAAATAAAGAACGTCCCTCTACTTCGTTGGCTGCTCTTGGTGTTGCGAGGCTGTGCCCATCGTACCCCGTAAGGCTGGCGACGGTAAACCGGCAGTATTGATTATCCCTGTCACTTTTGCTTAAGTCCCTCCTTAAGCGTGATTTCAGTATACATTTTGTATCAAAAATGAATGACGATAAGCAAAAGTGAAGGGAAGCACAGCCTTCCGTTCTGCTAGGCGGCTATGCTTGGCGGCTGACAGACACAAAAAAAAAGCACTGCGCTTACCTTGTAAGCGCAGTGCTTCAGTCTCTATCATTCCCTTATCGAAGAGGCGACGTGGATTGCCGCTGAACGAGCGCCGGAGGCAGCACAACTCGCTCTGGCGTTCGCTCTGGCTCCCGGAGCACGTATTGCACAGCTAGCTGGCCCAGGCGCTCAATGGGCTGAGCAATCGTCGTCAGCGGCGGATCTGTGACGGAAGCTAGCACCGTATCATCAAAGCCGACAATCGAGCAATCATCCGGAATGCGCAGTCCTGCCGTTTTGGCGGCCTGAAGGGCGCCGATCGCGAGCATATCGTTGCAGCAGAAGATGGCTGTCGGACGTTCCGCTTGGCTCAGAAGCGCCAGCGCGCTCGCCTTGCCGTCCTTGAGGCTGCTGCTCCGCACAAGCTGCGGGTCGAGCGTAATGCCAGCCGCCGCGGCGGTTTCCCTGAAGCCGCGCACCCTCTCCCGGCTGCTGCTGATTGACTCCTGCTCGGCCAGCACGGCAAGCCGGCGATGTCCCAGTCCAATCAGATGCTCTGCAGCGGAGGCGCCGCCCCCGTAATCGTCCACAACGATGGTCGGTACCCCTGCCGCCGGGCATTCACGGGAGAGAAACGCGACAGGCATGCCGCCTTGAAGCAACGGAGCAAGCGCCGACAGCTCCTTCAAGCCCGTCCCGACAATGACGCCATCCACGTTTTTCTGCTCCAGCAGAGCCGCGTAATGCTCCACCTTGTCGTCGCGATTATCCGTGCTGCATATGAAGACGCTGTAGCCGTGACGCTGGCCTTCATCCTCGACAGCCCTTGCAATTTCGGCAAAAAACGGGTTGGAAATATCCGGAACAAGCAAGCCCAGCGCATAGGTTTTTTTGCCCGTCAACGCGGAGGCGATCATGCTCGGCTTATAGCCCATTCGCAGCATAATTCTCCGAATTTCCTCCCGCCGCTCCGCGCTGATTTTGCCCTTGCCGTTGATGACAAGGGATACCGTCGCAATGGATACTCCGGCTTCCTTGGCCACATCATATATCGTCGCTTTCATCATGGCGTTCTCCATTCGCTCGTAATCCGTCCTACTATCATTATGCTTGCAAAAGAGACCGCTTTCAATGATTATCTGCGCGCCGAAGGCGGAGGCATCAGCCAGGCATGGTCCGGATCGTTGTAGAACCTCCAGGTGCGCTTCGGACCCGCCATCACATTCAAATAATAAACCTCGTAGCCAGGCGGCGCCGATACGGGATGATAGCCCCGGGGCACAAGCACCGCTTCTCCATCATGTACGGCAAGCGTCTCGTCAAGCGAGCGATCGTCCGTGTATACCCGCTGAATCGCGAAGCCCGCAGCGGGGTCCGTGTGATAATAATACGTCTCCTCAAGCAGCGATTCCTCCGGCAGGCAATCCCGGTCATGCTTATGCGGCGGAT
This genomic window contains:
- a CDS encoding GDSL-type esterase/lipase family protein; translation: MGIKGVSRVKAIGVLLLAFLLVFSLVAVPAPDRAGASESQPARQGEYLDRGLVAVLIDGGVFLSWRYLITDPDEIAFNVYKNGYKVNASPIDGATNYMDTTGADSSQYQLSTIIGGKEEMVPRTASVWHNQYLPIPLDKPADGRTKDGGSYSYMASDASIADLDGDGEYEIVFLWNPTNAKDNSHAGYTGNVFIDAIKLDGSRLWRIDLGVNIRAGAHYTQLMVYDLDGDGKAEVVVKTADGTRDGKGQVIGDGSKDYRNEGGYILTGPEYLTAFNGWTGEAMSTVQYEPPRGNVSEWGDGYGNRVDRFLAGIAYLDGVKPSVIMTRGYYTRSVLAAYDLVDGELVKRWVFDSNIAGKAYEGQGNHGLAILDVDADGKDEVMFGALAIDDDGSVLYSTGLGHGDAMHAGKLDPNRAGYQILSVHEHVNAEYGIEMRDAATGEIIWGEYTGIDTGRGMSADIDPRYPGYESWASTIVNGQMEPVTRVFSSAGEIIYEGAEAPKSANFAIWWDGDLQRELFDHIWDNNAAKGIPVIYNWDHENKKLDEIFRATGALTNNHTKGNPAIQADLMGDWREELLLRNEDSTEYRLYTTTIPTTYRIPALMQDPIYRLSIAWQNVGYNQPPHTGFYIGTEATSFPKAELHLAGGGAAAQPVYRFDFGAETEAHAIGVQNGSYSAEAGYGFESSSQVTVGPGSVTLADNTKFAVDLPNANYKVTLKVGDESTAAHVGVKSEYVQKLAVTGVPAGESLVYAYDIALVDGQLEFIFSGTAIHLQELIIERYNEKTAGAAATIYMAGDSTMQSYSQLQAPQQGWGQAFGSYFANGAVVANHSIGGRSSKSFMVDGRLDAVLREIKPGDFFFISFGHNDASAGIPERYASPEDYKSYLTRYVNGARQRGATPVLLTPVGRRDFNTITQEFNVSFPEYAAAAKEIAESLNVPLIDLSQLSVTHYNKVGLAATEDIFLYAYPGQYPKYPNGINDNTHFSQYGAQVIAGLVAGAVKEMGLTISPLVIDPYIVEPEPEPEKQVYEEDFEGDPAAFQYAMVNATGIPGQMTGTVVEQNGNKVLNVVGSGSGNRSKVFRVFDPVAGDIVRVNFDWHTGNVGAFPSEGHLSLQDGNENLILTLYTNSSANSTIGYFPGHYSPDYGTGSTAIPAGGVATAITKNQWVNVDATINFVEKKITLTLTSLANSSVTQTIEDIPMSAGTAYADNVRALRFLGTRKGGGGTLAWTTQIDNLRIEGEDLPPSSGDQTALIALHEEVAAMDLSTYTESSKAVLNNALAAAQSIIGTDATQAEVDHVFHMLTTAKASLSSEPLQARTSYRLDFGPGDPTEGYAGVHAAWAYVEGNGYGFANTALTENVSRNSGNALTEDLVRVNGTSFLVEMEPANYRVTMTIGDVQEATNVGVTVEQMAKLPVTTVPAGEFREWTYDIALIDGLFQFEFTGNTPKINALSIERLPENGSGDKPVIYLASDSTVANYAEGYRPQAGWGETLGRYFDLEQVSVDNRAIGGLSSKTFLVGGHLNELLLDLHAGDYLFMQWSHNDSTPSRPERYLTPEEFKVYLKTYIDGAKQRGATPVLVTPVNRRDYTGEELNKSFPEYVQAMKAVALETDTLLIDLNGASWEYFRELGPEGTKNIFMWVDGKEDNTHLQMNGAIKVSELVAGLVKELNIPLSAFVTLNDTELPPGEHWATAALSGPATAHAGQAIELKVGASQVHESFTAMDVIVQYDPSKLEFDMIAGENGVMALADNAIASSREQLHVLATAVRPSDGQIRVILISGGEDHAIASSGDLFALRGRVKSDAPLGGASSSVTRFDVSRDGLAGLANITEAYHTTSIGQTPPIDSNKTALQQAIVSAQNLLSQAVEGDKIGKYEAGSKAQLQAAIDSASNVLGNAWATQAQVDAATGALNAAIGQFHTRFISLAGGGTSITLRDLSIIAKYFGATSGDAVWSEIAKADLFDEGVIDIRVLAAVAQMILTEWVKE
- a CDS encoding LacI family DNA-binding transcriptional regulator, encoding MMKATIYDVAKEAGVSIATVSLVINGKGKISAERREEIRRIMLRMGYKPSMIASALTGKKTYALGLLVPDISNPFFAEIARAVEDEGQRHGYSVFICSTDNRDDKVEHYAALLEQKNVDGVIVGTGLKELSALAPLLQGGMPVAFLSRECPAAGVPTIVVDDYGGGASAAEHLIGLGHRRLAVLAEQESISSSRERVRGFRETAAAAGITLDPQLVRSSSLKDGKASALALLSQAERPTAIFCCNDMLAIGALQAAKTAGLRIPDDCSIVGFDDTVLASVTDPPLTTIAQPIERLGQLAVQYVLREPERTPERVVLPPALVQRQSTSPLR